CGACGGCGCCGGCCGCGAGCGCGGCCGTGCGGGTCGCGGGGTCGCGCGCCAGGGCGCGCACGCGCCAGGGCAGGTCCCCCTCCTTGACGGCGCGGGCGAGCGAGCCGCCCATCAGCCCCAGCCCCGCGATGACGAGGATGCGCTGGCGCCCGGCTGCGGTCATCTGCGGGGGGACGCGGCTAGAGTTCGCGGCCGAGGAACGTCGCCAGCCGCCGCAGCTCTTCCATCAGCGCGGCGAAGCCGTCCGGGCGCAGGCTCTGCGGCCCGTCCGAGAAGGCCTCCTCGGGGTTGTGGTGGACCTCGATCATGAGGCCGTCCGCCCCGGCGGCCAGCCCCGCCAGCGAGAGCGGACGCACCAGGTCACGGCGGCCGCCCGCGTGGCTGGGGTCGACGATGACCGGCAGGTGCGAGAGGGTCTTGATCGAGGGCACCGCCGCGATGTCGAGCGTGTTGCGGGTGTAGTCCTCGAAGGTGCGGATGCCCCGCTCGCAGAGGATGACGTTCGGGTTGCCGTTGGCGACGATGTACTCGGCCGAGAGCAGCAGGTCCTTGATCGTCGCGGCCAGCCCCCGCTTGAGGATGATCGGCTTGCGCACGCTGCCGACCTCCTTGAGCAGCCGGAAGTTCTGCATGTTGCGGGCCCCGATCTGGATGAAGTCGACGTGACGGTCGAGCAGTTCGAGGTCGCGCGGGTCCATCAGCTCCGTGGCCACGAGCAGGCCCGTCTCCTCCCGGGCCTCGGCGAGGTAGCGCACCCCCTCGGCCTCGAGTCCCTGGAACGCGTAGGGCGAGGTGCGGGGCTTGAAGGCGCCGCCGCGCAGCACGGTGGCTCCCGCGGCCTTGACCTGGCGGGCGATGTTCAGGAGCATCTCCCGGCCCTCGACCGCGCAGGGGCCGGCCATGACGTGGACCCGTTTGCCCCCGAGGAGCACGCCGCCGGCGCCGAGGACGCTCGGCTCGGGGTGGAACTCCCGCGAGACGAGCTTGTACGGCTTCATGATGGGAAGGACCTGGTCCACCCCGGGGAGGATCTCGAGGGGCAGGTTGCGCAGCGCCGCCTCGTCGCCGATCGCGCCGATGATGGTGCGCTCGACGCCGCGCGAGAGGTGCGGCGTGCAGCCCGCGGCCTTGACCTTCTCGATGACGTGGTCGATCTCGGCCTGGGTGGCCCCGGGCTTGAGGACGATAATCACGGTCGTGCCTCCTGTGCGTTAGGGCAGGGGAACCTTGCTCGCGGTGAAGGTCTCGCGGCCGGAGGTCGAACAGCCATGGACGACCGGGAACCCCGAGAACGAGAGGCTGACGATGGCGCTGTCCGGCGAGGTGAATGTGCCCTCGACGACCACATTTCCCCCGAGTTTGTAGCCGCCGTCGAAGCTGAAGGCGGCGTTCTCGATCGGCAGCCGGATGTCCTCGAAGTCGACGCCGAGGCAAGGTTCGGGGAAATTGAAGACGAGACCGGCGACGTCCCCACCGGACACCGCGAAGGTCATGATGACGCCAGAGGCGGAGACGCTCGCCCAGGCGCCGCTGTAGGTCCCCGCGCCGGTGTCCGGGCCGCGGGTGCCGACGCCAAGCGGCGTTGTCGTGGTCGGCTTGCACCCGCCGGCCGCGAGCGCCAGGGCGAACGCCAGGGCCGCGGCCGCCGCGGCCCGCGCCCGGCGCATCACAGCTTCTCCCAGTACTGGGCGGGCATCTCCTGCGCGAGCTTCAGCGCCCCGTCCGACCCGGCGAAGAGCGGGTCCTTGACGCAGGTGACCTGGCTCGAGCCGTACTCCTTGAGCGACGCCTGCAGGCTCTCGCGCAGCCCGCCGATGAGGCTCCCGCCCCCGGCGAGCACGATGTTCTTGCGGATCTTCGCCTGGAACTCGGGGTCGAAGCGGGCGATCATCTGCGTGACCGCCTCGACGATCGCCGGCAGGATGCTCTCGCAGGCGCGCTTGACGTCGGCCTTGATGTCGTGGAGCATCGGCTTGCCGTCGACGGGCATCACGACCTTGATCTCCTCGGGGGAGTCGCCCACGAAGCTGAACTGCTCCTTCCACTGGCGGACCATGTTCTTGTTGAACGTCGAGCGCGGGTAGCGCTCCTGCAGGTAGGAGAAGAGCTGGTCGTCGATGTAGTCGCCCGCCTGCAGCAGCGTCTTCTGGTCCTCCTCGCCGGGGAGGGTGCCGTGCATGATGCACAGGTCGGTCGTCCCCGCGCCGATGTCGATGACGAGCGCGTTGTTCAGCAGGCCGAGGCTGTAGGCGACCGCGAAAGGCTCGGTGACCACGACCAGCGAGTCGACGAACTCGGCGACGGCCTTGCGGATGGCGAGGCGGTTGACCTTGAGCGAGTCCGAGGGGACGCCGACGACGGCGTGGACCTTCTGGCCCGCGCCGGGACCGGCCAGCTCGATGAGATGGCGGATGATCTCCTTCACCGCCTCCTCGCTGCGGTCGATCCCCTCCTTGATGATGCCGTGCTGCAGCGGGCGGCAGACGTCGACCATCAGCCGGTGCTCGAGCACCTCCGCGCCGAAGAGGACCGGCTTGCCGACGACCTGGGCCGCCACGAAGTCCTTCGGCCAGCCGACGTAGCTCTCGATCCACTGGCGCTGGCCGTTGCCGGCGGAGATGGAGGAGCGGGAGGTGCCGAGGTCGATGCCGACGAACAGGACGTCACTTTTTTGCGTCATGGATGGTCTCCCCGTTGCGCAGGTAGTCGATTATGCCGGTCTCCAGGGCGGCGGCGATGCCCTCGCGGTGCTCCTCGGTCCGCAGGCGCGCCTCCTCCTCGGGGTTGCTCAGGCACGAGACCTCGGCGAGGACCGCCGGGACCTCGGACTGGTTGAGCACCACGAACGGGCCGCGCTTCGTGCCGTAGTCGAGGACGGCGGCGTCCGCCCGCCGCTCGTTGCGCAGCACACTGGCCTGGATCGTCGCGGCCAGGCGCGGCGACTCCTCGCGCCGCATCTGCGTCTCGAGCCGCTCGATGATCTCGCGCAGCTCGCTCATCCCCGGGCCCTGGCCGGAGTTCTCGCGCCGCGCCTGCTCGGAGGCGGCGGCGTCGGTGGCGGGGCCGAAGTAGAAGGTCTCGATCAGGTTGATCGGCTTGTTCGGGACGAAGTTCAGGTGGATCGACACGAAGAGGTCGGCGTGGTCCGCGTGGGCGATCGCGACGCGCTCGGCCAGCGGCACGGTGAGGTCGGCGTCGCGGGTGAGCTGCACGTCGGTCTGGGCGCGCGCGTCGAGGCGGCGCTTGAGCCGGCGCGCGATGTCGAGGGCGAGGTCCTTTTCCCGCGTGCCGCCCCGGCCGATGGCGCCGGTGTCCTCGCCGCCGTGCCCGGGGTCGATGATGATGGCGCGCACGCCGAGGTCGAACGCGCGGCTCAGGGGCATGTTCCGCGCGCCCTTGAAGAGGCGCGGGTCGAGCGGCTGTGACGCCGCGGGGGCCTGGGGCGCGGCGGGCGTCGCAGCGGTGAAGCCCGCCTGCGTCTGTTGCACGGGGAAGAAGATCGGCGAGACGGCGTTGCCCGTGAAGAGCGTGACCAGGGCGACCGTCGCCCCGAAGAGCGCGACCTTGGCGGCGCGGGGCAGGCGCTTGCGCACCTCCATCCGCGGCGTGCTGCGCCCGATCAGGCGCAGATTGTCCTCGAAGATCCCCCGGTGGATCGCCTGCTTTGTCCGCAGCTCGCGGTTGCGCGCGATCTTCTCGAACATCGCCCTGTTTGCCCCTCCGCCCTCAGGGGGAGACACACCTCCCCCACCGAAACCATCGGCAATCTAACAAGATATGGTCCTCGGGTCAACACGGGGTGACGCAGGTCACGCGCGCGCCACCCGGGCCGGCAGGGCCAGCGGCGGCGCCCTAGTGCAGGGCCTGCGGGGCGGCCAGTGCGACGACCGTCGCGGGCGGTCCGAGCTCGCGACGCAGCTCACCGACTGTGCACGGTTGGTAGCCGCGCGCGCGAAGCTCATCGACGAGGGCCCCGAGCCGCGCCGAGAGCGGGTCGTCGCGCCTGGCGCAGAGGTGCATGAGCACGATCCCGCCGTTGAGGCCGGCGCCGCGGGCGTCGAAGGAGAGGATGCGCTCGAGAAGGCGCGACGCCGCGAAGAAGTTGCGCGAGGACCGGTCCGCAACCCAGTCGAGGCTGTCGAGGGTGTGCCGGCCGGCGCCTCCCTCGCGGGACCAGCCGACGTGCTGCCAGCCCGCGGTCCCCGCCCAGCGGGCGATCTCGTCGTTGAGCTCGCCGTACGGCGCCCGCCAGAGCGGCGCGAGGGGCAGCCCGGTGAGCCGCTCGTACGCGTCGGCGGTGCGCGCCAGCTCCCGCGCCATCCGCTCGCGGTCGAGCCCCGGCAGCGTGTCGTGGCGGTGCGTGCGCTCCCAGGTCGTCAGGTGCGGGTGCGACCAGGTGTGGTTGCCCACCTCGTGGCCGCCGGCGGCGATGCGGCGCACCAAGTCGGGGTGGCGCTCCATGAACTCGCCGGTCAGGAAGAACGTTGCGGTGACGCCCCGGTCGGCGAGGACCGCGAGGATGAGCTCCGTGTCACCGGCGTCGCTGCCGCCGTCGAAGGTCAGCGCCACCCGCGGCTGGTCGCGCCGGCCGCGCTCGAGAGACAGCGCCTCGGATGGTCCGGCCTCGCCGGCAATGGCGGCAAAGGGGAGGAGCACGGTGGCGGTCGCAACCGCCAGACAGGTCGCGCGGCACCAGATGCGCTCCATGATTGTAACGCATTGTCGCAGAAGACAAAACTGTTTTCAACTGAAATTGTTGAGCCCGGTGGGGCAGGGACCCGGTCGCGTCGGACCGGAAAGCGCCTGCTGGAGCGGCGCGTCGCCGCTCAGCGCGGGTGGATGATCGCCGTTCCGACCCACCCGACGAAGCTCACGAGGAGCGAGCCGAGCAGCGCCGGGGCGAAGCCCTCGAGGTGGAAGCCGGGGACCACGAGGGCGACGAGCGCGAAGGTGGCGGCGTTGACCACGAACAGGAAGAGGCCGAGCGTCAGGATCGTGATCGGCAGGGTGAGCACGACGAGCACCGGCCGCACCACGGCGTTGGCGATGCCGAGCACGAGGGCGGCGCCGGCGAGGGCGCCGGCGCCGTCGAACCTGATCCCGGGGACCACCTGCGCGGCCAGCCAGAGCCCGAAGGCGGCGATCGCCGCGCGCAGGAGAAAGCGCATCACTACGTCCCACGATCCGCGCGTGCGCGCGGATCCAGCAGGGCGGAACCCGTTGACATGCCTCGGGTCATCGGCTCGGTCACAAGCCTGCCTTTACCGATCCGCGCGTGCGCGCGGATCTACTTCCCGAGTTTCCTGACGATGCCGTCGAAGGCTTCCTTGCTCACGAGGTTCGGCACCGAGAAGAAGACGCCGGACTGGCGGTAGTAGTCGATCAGCGGCGCGGTCATCTTCTCGTAGGTGTCGAGGCGCTTCGTGATCGCCTCCACGGTCTCGTCGGCGCGCTGGACGACCGGGGAGCCGCACTTGAGGCACGTGTCGCCCGGGCCCGCCGGCTTGGACTTGA
The bacterium genome window above contains:
- the aroF gene encoding 3-deoxy-7-phosphoheptulonate synthase, with the translated sequence MIIVLKPGATQAEIDHVIEKVKAAGCTPHLSRGVERTIIGAIGDEAALRNLPLEILPGVDQVLPIMKPYKLVSREFHPEPSVLGAGGVLLGGKRVHVMAGPCAVEGREMLLNIARQVKAAGATVLRGGAFKPRTSPYAFQGLEAEGVRYLAEAREETGLLVATELMDPRDLELLDRHVDFIQIGARNMQNFRLLKEVGSVRKPIILKRGLAATIKDLLLSAEYIVANGNPNVILCERGIRTFEDYTRNTLDIAAVPSIKTLSHLPVIVDPSHAGGRRDLVRPLSLAGLAAGADGLMIEVHHNPEEAFSDGPQSLRPDGFAALMEELRRLATFLGREL
- the mamK gene encoding MamK family actin-like protein: MTQKSDVLFVGIDLGTSRSSISAGNGQRQWIESYVGWPKDFVAAQVVGKPVLFGAEVLEHRLMVDVCRPLQHGIIKEGIDRSEEAVKEIIRHLIELAGPGAGQKVHAVVGVPSDSLKVNRLAIRKAVAEFVDSLVVVTEPFAVAYSLGLLNNALVIDIGAGTTDLCIMHGTLPGEEDQKTLLQAGDYIDDQLFSYLQERYPRSTFNKNMVRQWKEQFSFVGDSPEEIKVVMPVDGKPMLHDIKADVKRACESILPAIVEAVTQMIARFDPEFQAKIRKNIVLAGGGSLIGGLRESLQASLKEYGSSQVTCVKDPLFAGSDGALKLAQEMPAQYWEKL
- a CDS encoding phage holin family protein, translating into MRFLLRAAIAAFGLWLAAQVVPGIRFDGAGALAGAALVLGIANAVVRPVLVVLTLPITILTLGLFLFVVNAATFALVALVVPGFHLEGFAPALLGSLLVSFVGWVGTAIIHPR
- a CDS encoding N-acetylmuramoyl-L-alanine amidase, which codes for MFEKIARNRELRTKQAIHRGIFEDNLRLIGRSTPRMEVRKRLPRAAKVALFGATVALVTLFTGNAVSPIFFPVQQTQAGFTAATPAAPQAPAASQPLDPRLFKGARNMPLSRAFDLGVRAIIIDPGHGGEDTGAIGRGGTREKDLALDIARRLKRRLDARAQTDVQLTRDADLTVPLAERVAIAHADHADLFVSIHLNFVPNKPINLIETFYFGPATDAAASEQARRENSGQGPGMSELREIIERLETQMRREESPRLAATIQASVLRNERRADAAVLDYGTKRGPFVVLNQSEVPAVLAEVSCLSNPEEEARLRTEEHREGIAAALETGIIDYLRNGETIHDAKK
- a CDS encoding polysaccharide deacetylase family protein — its product is MERIWCRATCLAVATATVLLPFAAIAGEAGPSEALSLERGRRDQPRVALTFDGGSDAGDTELILAVLADRGVTATFFLTGEFMERHPDLVRRIAAGGHEVGNHTWSHPHLTTWERTHRHDTLPGLDRERMARELARTADAYERLTGLPLAPLWRAPYGELNDEIARWAGTAGWQHVGWSREGGAGRHTLDSLDWVADRSSRNFFAASRLLERILSFDARGAGLNGGIVLMHLCARRDDPLSARLGALVDELRARGYQPCTVGELRRELGPPATVVALAAPQALH